In the Candidatus Obscuribacterales bacterium genome, ATTAGAATCTTGCAAGACCAAATAGGTGTCAAACTCCTCACTCACCATTTCAATCACAAGAATTTGCCCTGCCTCTCCAGAAAACTCATGGATTTGATAAAAGCTGCCATCATCCAACACATTTGGGCTGTCGCGATTCAACTCCCCGGTGAAGATAAGTGGTTCAAACGAGCTAAAGGTCGCTTGACTTTGAGCCAAGGCAGGTCGAGCTGTCCCCATTCCCATCCCCATCCCTATCGGAGCCACCATCGCTATCGCCATCGCCATCGCCACCATTCGCCGCCGGGCAGCCCCCCGCAGCAATAGCGAACAAACACCCCAATCCCTTGCAGGACAAGGTATCGGTGGAGCAGACTTCCGAGAACGAGAACAACGCATCGCAGATCAGTCCTATCAAGCTAGAGGTCAACGCCCCTATATAGTCCCCGACCCCACCCAGGTATGCAAGACCTCCATGCGCTACCCTCGAAGTTGTGGCCCTGAAACGAGAAAAATTTGAACACCCAGATCCCCGGTTTCTCTAAGAAACTGGGGATCTAACACCCGATCGCCCTATTCTCCATTGCGTGCTGGGTGTGTTGAGAGCGATCGCCCAATCGCCCAATTTTGGCTAGCATGGTAAAAAGAGCTCGTGGTAAAAACGATGGTTGCCTCCTTGCCAGGGCCCCTGTCTCCCGACAACTATCTGCACCTAGAAGCAGAAAGCCCCATCAAGCATGAATACATCGACGGCTATGCCTATGCCATAGCCGGAGCCACCGACGCCCATGTGACCATTTCTCTAAACCTAGTCGCCATGCTGCGTAACCACCTGCAGGGGAGTGGCTGTCGCCTGTATATTTCGGACATGAAAGCACGGGTGGAGGCACGAAATTGTTATTACTATCCCGATGTGATGGTCACCTGTGATCCACGGGATGCTGAAACGGATACCTATAAGCGCTTTCCCAAACTGATTGTAGAAGTGCTGTCCACATCGACCGAAGCCTTTGATAGGGGAGATAAGTTTGCCAACTACCAAGCGCTAGAGTCCTTAGAAGAATATGTGTTGATCAATACGCGCCATCAGCGGGTGGAAAGTTTTCGGCGCGGTGCGGATGGACTGTGGCTGTTGCAGCACTACACCCCAACGACTAAACAGTTTGAGATCAAGAGTCTTCAGTTTCGTGAAACGCTGACAGCGCTCTACGAAGATGTGGTGCTAGAAGCATCGGAGGAGAGAGAACCTTCAGACGACCCACGGGAGCGAGGCTGAGGGGTAGGGAAGACCCGCGTTGGTGACGTCTGACGCCTGCTCTAACCAAGCCAGCACATCAGAGTCATTTGAGAAAGCAAATAACGCCTTTGCTCAATCATCAAGTTGATCGATTTGTATATCTTCATCTAGCAACATTGAACTGACAAGCAGTGCATAGGGTCAGTGCGCTTCATCGTAAGTGAGATAGTATACAACAGTGTTGTTGATTACTTATGACGTAACGTCTTACTTCTATGTCTTCCATGAAACGCCGTCACTTTCTCCAAGCCACTAGTTCCGCCTTAGCTGCCATTGGTCTTAGCCAACTTGATGTGGTGCGACAAGCTAACCAATATAGTCGCGTTTTGGCCCAAAGTACCCCTCGCAAGCTTGCTTTGCTGGTCGGCATTAATGCTTATCCTACTGGCGTTGCATCTCTACGGGGCTGTGTCACCGATGTCCAGATGCAGCGCGAACTCCTCATCCATCGTTTTGGCTTTAACCCCACAGATATTCTTACTCTTACTGATAGCAATGCAACGCGACAAAATCTATTAGATGCCTTCGACGATCATCTAATCCAACAAGCTCAGCCTGGAGACATTGTTGTTTTCCACTTTTCAGGTCATGGCTCCCTCGTGGTAGATCCTAATCCAATACAGCTTCCTCGCATTGATGCCTACGCTGGGGTTCAAGGATATAACGGCACCATGATTCCCTACGATGCCCGCATGAATCTAACCGGAACGCAGGTTGATGACATCATGGGAAAGACATTATTTTTATTGATGTCGGCACTCCAGACCGATCAGGTTACGGTTATGCTCGATAGCTGTCATTCCGGTGGTGGAACTCGGGGAGACTTACAGTTTCGAGCTGTGGACTCTCGAATTGGTCGGGGAGAGGCGGAGCCGAGTGAGGCGGAGCTGGCAACCCAGGAACAGTGGATGGAGCGGTTAGAATGGTCAGAGGATGAGCTACTAGAACGGCGCAGCCGAGGCATTGCCAAAGGCGTTGCCCTAGGTTCGGCCCAAGCCAATCAGCTTGCCGCAGATGCCTCCTTTGGGCGATCGGGGGCTGGGCAGTTCCATGCCGGAGCCTTTACCTACGCGCTGACCCGGTATTTGTGGCAGCAGCCCGGTCATCTTCCCTTAGAACGGGTGTTTGTTGATTTGGCCCGTTCTACCCGTGACGTGGCCCGCAGTTCTCGCTTAGTGCAAATCCCGGTATACGAGGTAGAACCCGGTCAAGATCACCAGCAAGAGCCACTTTATTTTATCTATCCTTCAACCCCAGCGGCAGAGGCGGTAGTGTTGGGTAGTGAGGACGGTGAGGTTAGATTTTGGCTGGGGGGTGTTTCCTCCCAAAGTCTAGATGCCTTTGAAGCTGGAGCCATTTTCTCGATCATAGATGCTCAAGGTCATGAAACTGGACAGATTGAGCAAACCCGTCGAGTGGGATTAGAAGGATATGGCGTCTTGATGGGTGCGAGGCGATCGCTCCCTGAACCAGGACTGTTGCTGCGGGAACGGGTGCGCGGCATTCCAGATGATTTAACCCTAAGACTGGGTTTAGATCCATCACTAGGAGATGATTTAGCCACGATGCGATCGCGTTTGCAGGACGTCTCACGGGTTGATCCGGTGGTCGTGAATGGTGAAGCCAGTCCCCATTTCTTGATTGGTCGGATGACGGACGAAAGCCTTGCTCTTACTGAACAAGAACAGATACAACAGGTGGGCAGCCTCGGTAGCCTTGGGTTATTTACATCTGGGTTAGTGCCCTTAAGTCGTACCTTTGGTTCACCAGATGAATCCATCGAGGCAGCAGTGGTGCGCTTGGTGCCACAGTTTCAGATCTTGCTAGCCGGACAGATTTTACGTTCAGTGCTTAATAGTGACACCTCTGACCTTAATCTTGATGTTATAGTTCAGCCGGTGCAGGGCAATGAGGTGATAGGTAGGACTCGCAGTCGCGGCAGTCGAAGTTTAGATACGGTAATTCAACGCGTGGATAGCAGGATCGAAGCCTTACAATCTGGCTCTGAAATCAGTATCACGGTCACCAATCGAGAAGATCGACCAATCCATGTGGGTGTGTTAGCCATTGGCGGCACGGGCAACATTACGGTCTTACATCCAACCGATTGGGATGCGCCAGAATCAGCATCGTTGCTAGAGCCTGGGCGATCGCTCATGGCTCCTGAGCTAAGACAGATACGAGATCCTAATCGAAATTACTGCGAGAATCCCAGCAACGAGTTTCATCTTTGCTTAAGTGGTTCAGGCTATGTAGAACTACTCACGATTGCCAGCACGA is a window encoding:
- a CDS encoding Uma2 family endonuclease, which encodes MVASLPGPLSPDNYLHLEAESPIKHEYIDGYAYAIAGATDAHVTISLNLVAMLRNHLQGSGCRLYISDMKARVEARNCYYYPDVMVTCDPRDAETDTYKRFPKLIVEVLSTSTEAFDRGDKFANYQALESLEEYVLINTRHQRVESFRRGADGLWLLQHYTPTTKQFEIKSLQFRETLTALYEDVVLEASEEREPSDDPRERG
- a CDS encoding caspase family protein → MKRRHFLQATSSALAAIGLSQLDVVRQANQYSRVLAQSTPRKLALLVGINAYPTGVASLRGCVTDVQMQRELLIHRFGFNPTDILTLTDSNATRQNLLDAFDDHLIQQAQPGDIVVFHFSGHGSLVVDPNPIQLPRIDAYAGVQGYNGTMIPYDARMNLTGTQVDDIMGKTLFLLMSALQTDQVTVMLDSCHSGGGTRGDLQFRAVDSRIGRGEAEPSEAELATQEQWMERLEWSEDELLERRSRGIAKGVALGSAQANQLAADASFGRSGAGQFHAGAFTYALTRYLWQQPGHLPLERVFVDLARSTRDVARSSRLVQIPVYEVEPGQDHQQEPLYFIYPSTPAAEAVVLGSEDGEVRFWLGGVSSQSLDAFEAGAIFSIIDAQGHETGQIEQTRRVGLEGYGVLMGARRSLPEPGLLLRERVRGIPDDLTLRLGLDPSLGDDLATMRSRLQDVSRVDPVVVNGEASPHFLIGRMTDESLALTEQEQIQQVGSLGSLGLFTSGLVPLSRTFGSPDESIEAAVVRLVPQFQILLAGQILRSVLNSDTSDLNLDVIVQPVQGNEVIGRTRSRGSRSLDTVIQRVDSRIEALQSGSEISITVTNREDRPIHVGVLAIGGTGNITVLHPTDWDAPESASLLEPGRSLMAPELRQIRDPNRNYCENPSNEFHLCLSGSGYVELLTIASTTPLRDALRGIQQIANASRAARGQPIGLGADDALSVVDALLGEADRNTRGNIEVRSGRQAIDVTKMAAISTIIEVVEN